The Alphaproteobacteria bacterium genome segment AATTCATGGACCAGACCAACCCGCTTTCCGAGATCACACACAAGCGCCGCCTTTCCGCCCTCGGTCCGGGCGGCCTCACGCGCGAGCGCGCCGGCTTCGAGGTGCGCGACGTTCACCCGACGCACTATGGTCGCATCTGCCCGATCGAGACGCCGGAAGGCCCGAATATCGGTCTCATCAACAGTCTGGCGACCTATGCGCGAATCAACCAATACGGCTTTATCGAAAGCCCCTACCGGCGCGTGACCCACGGGCGCGTGGGCGACGAGGTGGTCTATCTCTCGGCCATGGAGGAGGGCAAGTACACGATCGCCCAAGCCAATGCCGAGGTCGACCGGCACAACCGGCTCGTGTCCGATCTCATTAGCTGCCGCCGGGGTGGGGATTTCGTGCTCGCCAAGCCCGAGGATATCGACTTCATCGACGTCTCGCCCAAGCAGCTCGTTTCCGTCGCGGCCGCACTCATTCCCTTCCTTGAGAACGACGACGCGAATCGCGCCCTCATGGGCTCGAACATGCAGCGACAGGCCGTGCCGCTCATCAAGACGGAAGCCCCCCTCGTCGGAACTGGAATGGAGGGCACCGTGGCGCGCGATTCGGGTGTCGCGATCATCGCGCGGCGCGCCGGCGTCGTCGATCAGGTCGACGCAATGCGTATTGTCGTGCGCGCGACCGAGGAAACCTCGCACACCGCGTCCGGTGTCGACATTTACCGTCTCCTCAAGTTCCAGCGATCCAACCAGAATACCTGCATTACGCAGCGCCCGCTCGTGAAGGTCGGCGACCTCGTCGAGAAGGGCGACATCATCGCGGACGGCCCGTCGACCGACCTCGGTGAACTCGCACTCGGCCACAACGTGCTTGTCGCCTTCATGCCATGGCACGGCTACAACTTCGAGGACTCGATCCTTATCTCCGAGCGCATCGTTCGCGACGACATTTTCACTTCGATTCACATCGAGGAATTCGAAGTAATGGCGCGCGATACGAAGCTCGGCCAAGAAGACATCACGCGCGACATCCCGAATGTCGGTGAGGAAGCTCTCAAGAACCTCGACGAGGCGGGCATCGTTTATATCGGCGCCGAAGTGAAACCGGGGGACATTCTGGTGGGCAAGGTGACGCCGAAGGGCGAATCCCCGATGACGCCCGAGGAGAAATTGCTCCGCGCCATCTTCGGCGAGAAGGCATCGGATGTGCGCGACACCTCCCTCAGGGTGCCGCCGGGCGTGCAGGGCACCGTCGTCGAAGTGCGCGTCTTCTCGCGCCGTGGCGTCGACAAGGACGAACGCGCACTTGCGATCGAGCGGGCCGAGATCGAGCGCCTAGCCAAGGACCGTGACGATGAGCGGGCAATCCTTGAGCGCAGCTTCTTCGCGCGCCTCAAGTCGCTCTTGATGAACCGTACCATCGTGCGCGGACCCAAGGGGATAAAGGCCGGCTCGAAAGTGACCGACTCCCTGCTCGGCGAATATACGCCAGGGCAATGGCGCCAGATCATCGTCAAGAATGACGAGATCATGACCTCGATCGAACAGCTCTCCCAGCAGTTCGATCAGTCGATCAACCTGCTGCAGCAACGGTTCGAGAACAAGGTCGAGAAATTACAGCGTGGCGACGAACTGCCGCCGGGCGTGATGAAGATGGTCAAGGTCTTCGTGGCCGTGAAGCGCAAGCTGCAGCCGGGCGACAAGATGGCCGGGCGACATGGCAACAA includes the following:
- the rpoB gene encoding DNA-directed RNA polymerase subunit beta, giving the protein RVKMNMRLGLECPDTVRVLRKEDILAIIKVLVDLKDGRGEIDDIDHLGNRRVRSVGELMENQYRVGLLRMERAIRERMSTVEIDTVMPHDLINAKPAAAAVREFFGSSQLSQFMDQTNPLSEITHKRRLSALGPGGLTRERAGFEVRDVHPTHYGRICPIETPEGPNIGLINSLATYARINQYGFIESPYRRVTHGRVGDEVVYLSAMEEGKYTIAQANAEVDRHNRLVSDLISCRRGGDFVLAKPEDIDFIDVSPKQLVSVAAALIPFLENDDANRALMGSNMQRQAVPLIKTEAPLVGTGMEGTVARDSGVAIIARRAGVVDQVDAMRIVVRATEETSHTASGVDIYRLLKFQRSNQNTCITQRPLVKVGDLVEKGDIIADGPSTDLGELALGHNVLVAFMPWHGYNFEDSILISERIVRDDIFTSIHIEEFEVMARDTKLGQEDITRDIPNVGEEALKNLDEAGIVYIGAEVKPGDILVGKVTPKGESPMTPEEKLLRAIFGEKASDVRDTSLRVPPGVQGTVVEVRVFSRRGVDKDERALAIERAEIERLAKDRDDERAILERSFFARLKSLLMNRTIVRGPKGIKAGSKVTDSLLGEYTPGQWRQIIVKNDEIMTSIEQLSQQFDQSINLLQQRFENKVEKLQRGDELPPGVMKMVKVFVAVKRKLQPGDKMAGRHGNKGVISKIVPVEDMPYLDDGTHVDIVLNPLGVPSRMNVGQILETHLGWACHGLGRQVALILEKVQQSGKIADVRKWLEKTYGKGYKEELGELSDDEVLELADNLRNGVPVASPVFDGAREDDIVQMLEGAGLERSGQVTLTDGRTGDVFERKVTVGYIYMLKLHHLVDDKIHARSIGPYSLVTQQPLGGKAQFGGQRFGEMEVWALEAYGSAYTLQEMLTVKSDDVAGRTRVYEAIVKGDDNFEAGIPESFNVLVKELRSLGLNVELAQSGF